One window of Paralichthys olivaceus isolate ysfri-2021 chromosome 20, ASM2471397v2, whole genome shotgun sequence genomic DNA carries:
- the LOC109640560 gene encoding elongation factor 1-alpha-like, protein MVKEKIHINIVVIGHVDSGKSTTTGHLIYKCGGIEKRTIEKFEKEAAEMGKGSFKYAWVLDKLKAERERGITIDIALWKFETAKYCVTIIDAPGHRDFIKNMITGTSQADCAVLIVAAGTGEFEAGISKNGQTREHALLAFTLGVKQLIVGINKMDNTESPYSQTRFEEIKKEVSTYIKKIGYNPNAVAFVPISGWHGDNMIETSEKMSWYKGWAIERKEGNANGTTLLDALDSILPPSRPTDKPLRVPLQDVYKIGGIGTVPVGRVETGILKPGMIVTFAPPNLTTEVKTVEMHHESLAEAAPGDNVGFNIKNVSIKDVRRGFVAGNSKNDPPMAAASFKAQVIILNHPGQISDGYSPVLDCHTAHIACKFKELVEKIDRRSGKKLEDTPKFVKSGDAAIVLMVPSKPMVVEAFSDYAPLGRFAVRDMKQTVAVGVIKSVEKKVPTSAKITKSAQKAK, encoded by the exons ATGGTAAAGGAAAAGATCCACATCAACATCGTGGTCATCGGCCATGTCGACTCCGGAAAGTCCACCACCACCGGGCACTTGATCTACAAGTGCGGAGGAATCGAGAAGAGAACCATCGAGAAGTTCGAGAAGGAAGCTGCCgag ATGGGCAAAGGCTCCTTCAAGTACGCCTGGGTGCTGGACAAACTGAAGGCCGAGCGTGAGCGTGGTATCACCATCGACATCGCTCTGTGGAAGTTTGAGACCGCAAAGTACTGTGTTACCATCATTGACGCTCCTGGACACAGGGACTTCATCAAGAACATGATCACTGGAACCTCTCAG GCTGACTGTGCCGTGCTGATTGTTGCTGCTGGTACCGGTGAGTTCGAGGCTGGTATCTCCAAAAATGGCCAGACCCGCGAGCACGCCCTGCTGGCCTTCACACTCGGTGTGAAGCAGCTCATTGTTGGTATCAACAAGATGGACAACACTGAGTCCCCTTACAGCCAGACGCGTTTTGAGGAGATCAAGAAAGAAGTTAGCACCTACATCAAGAAAATTGGCTACAACCCCAACGCTGTTGCCTTCGTCCCCATCTCTGGTTGGCACGGAGACAACATGATTGAAACCAGTGAAAAG ATGAGCTGGTACAAGGGATGGGCGATTGAGCGCAAGGAGGGTAATGCCAATGGAACCACACTGCTGGATGCTCTGGACTCCATCCTGCCACCTTCCCGCCCCACTGACAAGCCCCTACGTGTGCCCCTGCAGGATGTCTACAAAATCGGGG GTATTGGAACTGTCCCCGTCGGTCGTGTTGAGACTGGTATCCTGAAGCCTGGTATGATCGTCACTTTTGCTCCCCCCAACCTGACCACTGAGGTCAAGACAGTGGAGATGCACCATGAGTCTCTGGCTGAAGCTGCCCCCGGTGACAACGTTGGCTTTAACATCAAGAACGTGTCTATAAAAGACGTCCGTCGAGGTTTTGTGGCGGGCAACAGCAAGAATGACCCTCCGATGGCAGCTGCGAGTTTCAAAGCCCAG GTCATCATCCTGAACCACCCCGGCCAGATCAGCGATGGTTACAGCCCAGTGCTGGATTGCCACACAGCTCACATCGCCTGCAAATTCAAGGAACTTGTGGAGAAGATCGACCGTCGGTCTGGTAAGAAGCTCGAAGATACCCCCAAGTTTGTGAAGTCTGGAGATGCTGCCATTGTCCTCATGGTGCCTTCAAAACCCATGGTTGTTGAGGCCTTCAGCGATTATGCCCCACTGG GTCGCTTTGCTGTGCGAGACATGAAGCAAACCGTGGCCGTCGGTGTCATCAAGTCCGTCGAGAAGAAGGTCCCCACCTCTGCAAAGATCACCAAGTCTGCACAGAAGGCTAAATGA
- the LOC109640561 gene encoding elongation factor 1-alpha, whose protein sequence is MGKEKIHINIVVIGHVDSGKSTSTGHLIYKCGGIDKRTIEKFEKEAAEMGKGSFKYAWVLDKLKAERERGITIDIALWKFETTKYCVTIIDAPGHRDFIKNMITGTSQADCAVLIVAAGVGEFEAGISKNGQTREHALLAFTLGVKQLIVGVNKMDSTEPPYSQKRFEEITKEVSTYIKKIGYNPASVAFVPISGWHGDNMIETSEKMSWYKGWKVERKDGNANGTTLLDALDAILPPARPTDKALRLPLQDVYKIGGIGTVPVGRVETGLLKPGMVVTFAPPNLTTEVKSVEMHHESMPEAVPGDNVGFNIKNVSVKEIRRGYVAGDSKNDPPKAAASFNAQVIILNHPGQINEGYAPVLDCHTAHIACKFKELIEKIDRRSGKKLEDSPKFVKSGDAAIVKLIPQKPMVVEPFSNYAPLGRFAVRDMRQTVAVGVIKSVDNKEISGKTTKAAEKAQKKK, encoded by the exons ATGGGAAAGGAAAAGATCCACATCAACATCGTGGTCATCGGCCATGTCGACTCCGGGAAGTCCACCTCCACCGGGCACTTGATCTACAAGTGCGGAGGAATCGACAAGAGGACCATCGAGAAGTTCGAGAAGGAAGCTGCCGAG ATGGGCAAGGGTTCCTTCAAGTACGCCTGGGTGCTGGACAAACTGAAGGCCGAGCGTGAGCGTGGTATCACCATCGACATCGCTCTGTGGAAGTTCGAGACCACAAAGTATTGCGTGACCATCATTGACGCTCCTGGACACAGGGACTTCATCAAGAACATGATCACTGGAACCTCTCAG GCTGACTGTGCCGTGCTGATCGTTGCTGCTGGTGTTGGTGAGTTCGAGGCTGGTATCTCCAAGAACGGCCAGACCCGCGAGCACGCCCTGCTGGCCTTCACCCTTGGTGTGAAGCAGCTCATTGTTGGAGTCAACAAGATGGACTCCACTGAGCCCCCTTACAGCCAGAAGCGTTTTGAGGAGATCACCAAGGAAGTGAGCACCTACATCAAGAAGATCGGCTACAACCCTGCAAGTGTTGCTTTCGTCCCCATCTCTGGTTGGCACGGAGACAACATGATCGAAACCAGTGAAAAG ATGAGCTGGTACAAGGGATGGAAGGTTGAGCGCAAGGATGGTAATGCCAATGGAACCACACTGCTGGATGCTCTGGATGCCATCCTGCCCCCTGCCCGCCCCACAGACAAGGCTCTCCGTCTGCCCCTGCAGGACGTCTACAAAATCGGCG GTATTGGAACAGTACCCGTCGGTCGTGTTGAGACTGGTCTCCTGAAGCCCGGCATGGTCGTGACCTTTGCTCCCCCCAACCTGACCACTGAGGTCAAGTCTGTGGAGATGCACCACGAGTCTATGCCCGAGGCTGTCCCCGGTGACAACGTCGGCTTCAACATCAAGAACGTGTCCGTCAAGGAAATCCGTCGTGGATACGTGGCTGGTGACAGCAAGAACGACCCACCCAAGGCTGCTGCAAGCTTCAACGCCCAG GTCATCATCCTGAACCACCCTGGCCAGATCAACGAGGGTTATGCCCCCGTGCTGGATTGCCACACAGCTCACATTGCTTGCAAGTTCAAGGAGCTCATCGAGAAGATTGACCGTCGTTCCGGCAAGAAGCTTGAGGACAGCCCCAAGTTTGTCAAGTCTGGAGATGCCGCCATTGTCAAACTCATTCCTCAGAAGCCCATGGTTGTGGAGCCCTTCTCCAACTATGCTCCCCTCG GTCGTTTCGCCGTGCGTGACATGAGGCAGACGGTGGCTGTCGGTGTCATCAAGTCTGTTGACAACAAGGAAATTTCCGGAAAGACGACCAAGGCTGCAGAGAAAGcccagaagaagaaatga
- the LOC109640559 gene encoding elongation factor 1-alpha, which yields MGKEKIHINIVVIGHVDSGKSTTTGHLIYKCGGIDKRTIEKFEKEAAEMGKGSFKYAWVLDKLKAERERGITIDIALWKFETAKYYVTIIDAPGHRDFIKNMITGTSQADCAVLIVAAGVGEFEAGISKNGQTREHALLAYTLGVKQLIVGINKMDSTEPPYSQKRFEEITKEVSAYIKKIGYNPATVAFVPISGWHGDNMLEASDKMTWFKGWKIERKEGGATGVTLLEALDSILPPSRPTDKPLRLPLQDVYKIGGIGTVPVGRVETGLLKPGMVVTFAPPNLTTEVKSVEMHHESLPEAAPGDNVGFNIKNVSVKEIRRGNVAGDSKNDPPMAADNFSAQVIILNHPGQISQGYAPVLDCHTAHIACKFSELKEKIDRRSGKKLEDNPKALKSGDAAIITMVPGKPMCVESFSQYPPLGRFAVRDMRQTVAVGVIKSVEKKLASGGKVTKSAQKAEKKK from the exons atgggaaaagaaaagatcCACATCAACATCGTGGTCATCGGCCATGTCGACTCCGGAAAGTCCACCACCACCGGGCACTTGATCTACAAGTGCGGAGGAATCGACAAGAGAACCATCGAGAAGTTCGAGAAGGAAGCTGCCGAG ATGGGCAAAGGCTCCTTCAAGTACGCCTGGGTGCTGGACAAACTGAAGGCCGAGCGTGAGCGTGGTATCACCATCGACATCGCTCTGTGGAAGTTTGAGACCGCAAAGTACTACGTGACCATCATTGACGCTCCTGGACACAGGGACTTCATCAAGAACATGATCACTGGAACCTCTCAG GCTGACTGTGCCGTGCTGATCGTTGCTGCTGGTGTTGGTGAGTTCGAGGCCGGTATCTCCAAGAACGGCCAGACCCGCGAGCACGCCCTGCTGGCTTACACCCTCGGTGTGAAGCAGCTCATCGTTGGCATCAACAAGATGGACTCCACTGAGCCCCCTTACAGCCAGAAGCGTTTTGAGGAGATCACCAAGGAAGTCAGCGCCTACATCAAGAAGATCGGCTACAACCCCGCCACTGTTGCCTTTGTGCCCATCTCTGGTTGGCACGGAGACAACATGCTGGAGGCCAGCGACAAG ATGACCTGGTTCAAGGGTTGGAAGATTGAGCGTAAAGAGGGCGGTGCCACTGGTGTTACCCTGCTGGAGGCTCTGGACTCCATCCTGCCCCCCTCCCGCCCCACCGACAAGCCCCTGCGTCTGCCCCTGCAGGACGTCTACAAGATTGGCG gTATTGGAACAGTACCTGTCGGTCGCGTTGAGACTGGTCTCCTGAAGCCCGGCATGGTCGTTACCTTCGCTCCCCCCAACCTGACCACGGAGGTCAAGTCTGTGGAGATGCACCACGAGTCTCTGCCTGAAGCTGCCCCCGGTGACAACGTCGGCTTCAACATCAAGAACGTGTCCGTCAAGGAAATCCGTCGTGGAAACGTGGCTGGTGACAGCAAGAACGACCCACCCATGGCTGCTGATAACTTCTCTGCCCAG gtcATCATCCTGAACCACCCCGGACAGATCTCACAGGGTTACGCCCCCGTGCTGGATTGCCACACTGCTCACATTGCCTGCAAGTTCAGCGAGCTCAAGGAGAAGATTGACCGTCGTTCCGGCAAGAAACTTGAGGACAACCCCAAGGCTCTCAAGTCTGGAGATGCCGCCATCATCACCATGGTGCCTGGAAAACCCATGTGTGTCGAGAGCTTCTCCCAGTATCCCCCTCTGG gTCGCTTTGCTGTGCGTGACATGAGGCAGACCGTGGCCGTCGGTGTCATCAAGTCTGTGGAGAAGAAACTTGCCTCCGGTGGAAAGGTCACCAAGTCTGCACAGAAGGCcgaaaagaagaaatga